TTGCATTTCGCCAAAAACAAGACTACCCTTTTGCTTTCGGACTTTGATGCTCTTTATTGTATCTGTGATTGAAATAACCAAATGGGTAACCTAAGTTTCTTGCTATGGAATTAACAAATAaagatttttgaaaaaaccgtAAACAATAGAGAATCGACACAGGTGATTTACGAGTTTGTTAGCTAATTTCAGGGGCAgtggaaaatattttaaattacataTTAACTGTGTCTCCGGAGTAGAGTTTATATGAGCTAGTTTCCTAAATTTTAAGGTCAAAATCGGAAATAATGTAAACAATGACtccatactttgttatttgaagCGATTGAAGAGCAAAATAACATATTCTAgcatttctatttttctaaaGGCCGGGATCAGTTCTTTCTGTTCattgaattgtttgaattacATGGACTTTACTAATAAGAAAATGGTTGTCTTTGGTGTGTATGTTTGTTTGAAAATTCGTGGAACACTTTTGAGTTTCATAATGCATAAGAGAGTCAATTCTTTATACAGTCTGAACACATATATTGACCAATGttctattaaaataatcaaTACCTCTCCAAGCTCTTGCAACTTATCATTCTAGGCAGAGTCAAACACTTTGAAGTTAATGGTCAATGACACAGGCTTGAAATCTTATGATTTCCTAGTCTTTTGGATTCTAAGATCCAAAGAAACCAATGTTTTAATTAGTTGGcaagaaaaatataaagaaagacGGAGCTTCTTACTTCATATACATAAGAGAGGAGAACGTAGATTCATTGGCCTATGCCTTTATGAAAAATGGGAAAGTTTCATTTTCTGTTTTCTTTCATGTTGTTTGCTTTAGTTGTTTATGGAGTGTATGGAACTGAAGGAAACACGAACTCGACGATGGACGATAGCAGAAATGGCAAAATAGGTGTTATTGTAGACAAGAGTTCCAGGATTGGTAAGGAAGAGATTTTAGCTATGCAGATGGCTGTTGAGGATTTTAACTCCTTTCGCAATAAAAGTTTCAGTCTTGTCATCAGAGACTACAAAAGTGATCCAAATCTTGCAGCTCTTGCAGGTAGAGAGTTTATATTTCTTCTGAATTTGATCGAATGCTTTCCTTTGCCATGTCAATTGAACTGTTCTTAGCTATGAAGTGTCCTGGTTTGTTCATTGAATTGTTGTTTAAACAAGTTACTTCTTAGGAATCAAACTGAGTTTATAGTGTAATTACAATCTAAAGGTTCTATTGAATTTGCAGCAAATGATCTCATCTATATGCAACGAGTCCAGGTTCTTATAGGACCACAAACTTGGGAAGCGACATCCGTAGTTGCTGAGGTTGGAGATGAGAAACAGATTCCAGTTTTAGCGTTAGTTAATGAAATACCAAAGTATGCGAACAAGAGGTTCAAATTTTTGGTCGAAGCTTCTCCCTCTCAGTTAAATCAAATGAGGGCTATAGCCGGTATTGTCAGTTCGTGGGATTGGCACCTCGTCAATGTTATATATGAAGATAAAGATTTATCAACCACTGGAATATTTCCTCATCTTGTACATGCCCTCAGAGACGTAGGAGCTGAAGTAAGTGAATTTGTTGGTCTCTCTCAATTTGATTCTGATTTATTTTCCAAAGAATTGGAAAGGTTAAGAAGGGGATCAAGCAGAATTTTTGTAGTTCATATGTCTTTTAAGTCGGCAATGCGTCTATTTGAGATGGCAAAAGAGATGGGAATGATGGGAAAGGATTATGTTTGGATCGCTACTGATTCTTTCACAAACCTTgcatattctttaaatttttctaGTAACACTCTACTACAAGGAGTTGTTGGAGTCAAGAGCTTCTTCCCTGAAAACAATCCTTCATTTCACGAATTTTATAATCGATTTTCTCAAAGGTTTAGATTAGAGCATTATGATGAGGACAATCATGAGCCTGGTATTTTCGCTATTCGGGCTTATGATGCTGCAAGGACAGTAGCTATGGCAATGAGTGAAATGCAAGAAAAGGGTAATCACTTGATGGAGAAAATAGAGCTCACTGATTTTCAAGGACTCAGTGGAAAGATTCAGTTTAAGGACAGACAATTAGCTTCATCTGATACTTTTCAAATCATCAATTTGATGGGGAGAAGTTATAGAGAATTAGGCTTCTGGTCTAATAAATTAGGCTTCTCACGAGAGTTGAGGGAAAATTCGTCTTCTAGCTCGTCGATGAAGGATCTCGTCGAAGTGCTTTGGCCTGGTGGATCGTCTACAACTCCAAGGGGATGGGTTGTACCAACAGATGCCACTCCATTGAGAATTGGGGTGCCAACTAGTTCCATGTTCAAAGAGTATGTGCATGTGGAAGAAGATCCTATGGGAAACAATTTATCCTTCAATGGACTTGCAATTGATCTGTTTAAAGCAACCTTAGACAACCTTAACTTCTCTCTGCCATACCAGTTTTTTCGTTTCGATGGACCATATGATGATTTGGTGGAGCAAATCTACCAGAAGGTAACgaaaaatattcatattttcTTAATATAATGCTTATCTTTGCATGCATATAAAAGTTTTATTCAAATCAGACATTACTTAATCACATGAACTACCATCTCATCTTAACAAAACTTTGCAAGAAGAGTATCATACACTATAAAACATGTAAAGTTACAAAAATTATTGTTACTTTCCCCTTCTAACAATCTTTTCTTATTCTGCTTGTCTATGAAGAACTTCGATGCAGCCGTAGGTGATATAGCGATATTATCACGACGCTACAAGCATGCTGAGTTTACACATCCTTACTCAGAAGCAGGACTTGTGATGGTAGTTCCTACCACAAAAGATACAAGTAATAGAGCATTGATGTTCACAAAGCCTTTTACAGTGACCATGTGGTTTGCAATTGCTTTGATGAATGTCTACAATGGCTTTGTAGTCTGGTTCATAGAACGAAATCGCTATCCTGGTCATGAAGGTTCGATGTTTAATCAAGCCGGAACCATGCTTTGCTCATCCTTCACCACTCTCTTCTCCTTACATGGTAACCAACAGAACTAATGAATTGCTATTTTGCATTTGGAGGGAAAACAGATAATCTAACATCATATTGGCTGATTTGTTTGAACATAGGTAATATGCTGCATAGTAACTTGTCCAGAATGACTATGGTGGTTTGGCTATTTATGGCACTTGTGATAACTCAAATATATACTGCTAATCTTACAAGCATGCTCACTATTCAAAAGCTTGAACCAACTGTAACGGATATTGAAACTCTTCAAAGGGCAAATGCGTTAGTCGGATTTGGCAGAGGATCCTTTGTCAAAAGATATTTGGAGGAAGTTTTACACTTTCGTTCCGAAAACATAAGAAACTACTCTACACCTGATGATTATGCTGAAGCTCTCAGAAACAAGGAGATAGCAGCTGCTTTTCTTGAAGTCCCTTTTGTAAAAATATTCCTTGCAAGATTTTGCAGGGAATTCATGGTTTCTGGGCCAACCTATAAAGTTGGAGGATTTGGATTTGTAAGTCCTTTTTTCTTTGCTGCTATATTCTTTTCTTTGCATATTACTTGGAAAACGACTAATACTTTTCGTTTTGGCATCACGCTGTGTCCTGCAGGCATTCCCAAGAGGCTCGCCGATGTTAACGGATATTAACAAAGCATTGCTTAAGGTATCCGAAACCGGGAAGTTCAGAGATTTGGAAGATAGCATGATTGCTAATGAGAAATGTGAGGATGAGGATTCAAAGGGTGAAAAGTCAAGCCTCAGTCCCAGCAGCTTCTTTATATTGTTTGTATTGAGTGGAGGAGTATCAACAATAGCCCTCACGTTATACATCTTTAATGCTCATAACCTCAATTTTCAACAGAATACCATTTGGAGATTAATGATAGCTATAATGAGACACTGGGGAAACCAGAGGAGGCGATTTTCTCGACGAGTAAGCGATGAGTCGCAAATGACTGTCTCCAATAACTTCTCGAACGACACCAACTTGCAAATTCAAGTCCAGTAAAAGAAAGGTGGTTTGAACGGTTAGAGTGTTTTCTGTTGTATTGAAATCAAATGATGAGAGAGCTCTATTCGATAACTTGGGGAATCAGAtgattcattttcatttcaaaaggaaaaaaaaaaaaaattgatttctagAGTTTTAGATTAGAatgtaaaaattaaattatgtaaCCAAAGAATAGTGTTTAACTTTTAAGGCTAGTGATTGTTGGGTAATGTTTTTCTTTGTTTGAGATGCTTTATGTAACGGCTCAAGCCCCAGACACATCTGTTAAGCATATTTATAATTTGTACTTTTTTAGCATATTTATCCTCTAATGTACAAGTAGCTACCGACTCCTAGTTTCcttttatttcattttggtTTTTCTCTTATTCTCTCTGTTCTCTTGAAAGATATGTTTGATACACAATTTAGTAGTTATTCCATCTTTTGTTCACGCAAATAGGAGCTATATACTATAATACATCTAAGACAAGTAAGATGATGCAATCAGGTAAAATTTAAAATGAGTCTGTGAGTTGGAAAGAGTTGTATAACATCAAAATGAACTAAGTAATAAAGAACATCTTCACATGATTTGTATCAGCTACAAAAGAAAagcataaatatatatatatatatatatatatatatatatatttaaaaaaattcaaacaattAGACCACCAATTCCTGACAACATCTGCTTCAA
This region of Cucumis melo cultivar AY chromosome 7, USDA_Cmelo_AY_1.0, whole genome shotgun sequence genomic DNA includes:
- the LOC103501855 gene encoding glutamate receptor 2.8-like isoform X1 → MGKFHFLFSFMLFALVVYGVYGTEGNTNSTMDDSRNGKIGVIVDKSSRIGKEEILAMQMAVEDFNSFRNKSFSLVIRDYKSDPNLAALAANDLIYMQRVQVLIGPQTWEATSVVAEVGDEKQIPVLALVNEIPKYANKRFKFLVEASPSQLNQMRAIAGIVSSWDWHLVNVIYEDKDLSTTGIFPHLVHALRDVGAEVSEFVGLSQFDSDLFSKELERLRRGSSRIFVVHMSFKSAMRLFEMAKEMGMMGKDYVWIATDSFTNLAYSLNFSSNTLLQGVVGVKSFFPENNPSFHEFYNRFSQRFRLEHYDEDNHEPGIFAIRAYDAARTVAMAMSEMQEKGNHLMEKIELTDFQGLSGKIQFKDRQLASSDTFQIINLMGRSYRELGFWSNKLGFSRELRENSSSSSSMKDLVEVLWPGGSSTTPRGWVVPTDATPLRIGVPTSSMFKEYVHVEEDPMGNNLSFNGLAIDLFKATLDNLNFSLPYQFFRFDGPYDDLVEQIYQKNFDAAVGDIAILSRRYKHAEFTHPYSEAGLVMVVPTTKDTSNRALMFTKPFTVTMWFAIALMNVYNGFVVWFIERNRYPGHEGSMFNQAGTMLCSSFTTLFSLHGNMLHSNLSRMTMVVWLFMALVITQIYTANLTSMLTIQKLEPTVTDIETLQRANALVGFGRGSFVKRYLEEVLHFRSENIRNYSTPDDYAEALRNKEIAAAFLEVPFVKIFLARFCREFMVSGPTYKVGGFGFAFPRGSPMLTDINKALLKVSETGKFRDLEDSMIANEKCEDEDSKGEKSSLSPSSFFILFVLSGGVSTIALTLYIFNAHNLNFQQNTIWRLMIAIMRHWGNQRRRFSRRVSDESQMTVSNNFSNDTNLQIQVQ
- the LOC103501855 gene encoding glutamate receptor 2.8-like isoform X2, whose protein sequence is MDDSRNGKIGVIVDKSSRIGKEEILAMQMAVEDFNSFRNKSFSLVIRDYKSDPNLAALAANDLIYMQRVQVLIGPQTWEATSVVAEVGDEKQIPVLALVNEIPKYANKRFKFLVEASPSQLNQMRAIAGIVSSWDWHLVNVIYEDKDLSTTGIFPHLVHALRDVGAEVSEFVGLSQFDSDLFSKELERLRRGSSRIFVVHMSFKSAMRLFEMAKEMGMMGKDYVWIATDSFTNLAYSLNFSSNTLLQGVVGVKSFFPENNPSFHEFYNRFSQRFRLEHYDEDNHEPGIFAIRAYDAARTVAMAMSEMQEKGNHLMEKIELTDFQGLSGKIQFKDRQLASSDTFQIINLMGRSYRELGFWSNKLGFSRELRENSSSSSSMKDLVEVLWPGGSSTTPRGWVVPTDATPLRIGVPTSSMFKEYVHVEEDPMGNNLSFNGLAIDLFKATLDNLNFSLPYQFFRFDGPYDDLVEQIYQKNFDAAVGDIAILSRRYKHAEFTHPYSEAGLVMVVPTTKDTSNRALMFTKPFTVTMWFAIALMNVYNGFVVWFIERNRYPGHEGSMFNQAGTMLCSSFTTLFSLHGNMLHSNLSRMTMVVWLFMALVITQIYTANLTSMLTIQKLEPTVTDIETLQRANALVGFGRGSFVKRYLEEVLHFRSENIRNYSTPDDYAEALRNKEIAAAFLEVPFVKIFLARFCREFMVSGPTYKVGGFGFAFPRGSPMLTDINKALLKVSETGKFRDLEDSMIANEKCEDEDSKGEKSSLSPSSFFILFVLSGGVSTIALTLYIFNAHNLNFQQNTIWRLMIAIMRHWGNQRRRFSRRVSDESQMTVSNNFSNDTNLQIQVQ